A segment of the Pseudomonas versuta genome:
TGGCGCTGCATGAGTACCTGGAAGGCTACGAGGGCCGCCTGATGCGGTCGCTCAAGAGCCTGCTGGGTTCCAAGCTGATCAAGCACGACACCAGCGTTCTGGGCACGGCCATGCCGTTCAAGGACCTGCTGGGGCTGTTTATCGCCCAGCTTAAAAAACGAGCTGAAGCAACCGCCGGTCGTGAATTTGAAGAAGTGGTACTGGGCCGTCCGGTGTATTTCGTCGATGACGACCCCCTGGCCGACCAGGAAGCCGAGAACACCCTGACCGACGTGGCCCGCGCCATTGGCTTCAAGGAAGTCTCGTTTCAGTACGAACCCATCGCCGCGGCATTCGACTATGAGTCGACCATCGAACGCGAAGAGCTGGTGCTGATTGTCGACATCGGCGGTGGTACCTCCGACTTCTCGCTGGTGCGCCTGTCGCCCGAGCGCCGGGGCATGGACCACCGCCAGGACGACATCCTGGCCACGGGCGGCGTGCACGTGGGCGGCACCGACTTCGACAAGCAACTGAGCCTGCAAGGGGTCATGCCGCTGTTCGGCTACGGCAGCCGGATGAAAAGCGGTGCCTACATGCCCACCAGCCATCACATGAACCTGGCGACCTGGCACACCATCAACTCGGTGTATGCACAGAAAACCCAGATCGCCCTGAACAGCATGCGCTACGACATCGTCGATACCGGCGGGATCGACCGTTTGTTCAAGTTGATCGAACAGCGTGCCGGTCACTGGCTGGCGATGGAAATCGAAGAAACCAAAATCGAACTGACCCACGCCCAAAGCCGCCATGTGCCGCTGGACCGGGTTGAGCCGGGGCTAAGTGTTGAACTGAGCCGGGCGCTGTTTGAAGCCTCTATCGACAACCAGCTGGAGCGCATCCGCAACAGCGTGAACGACTTGCTCAGCAGTGCAGGTGTGGGTGTCGAGCAAGTGGATACGGTGTTCTTCACTGGCGGTTCGAGCGGTATTCCGGCGTTGCGCCAGAGCGTCGCGGCCATGTTGCCTAACGCCAATCACGTCGAAGGCAACATCTTCGGCAGCATCGGCAGCGGTTTGGCGATTGAAGCCAAAAAGCGTTACGGCTAGAACGAGACCTGTGTAGTCGCTGGCGCAGGCTGCGATGGGCTGCGCAGCGGCCCCGCTGTCAGAAGGACCTGCGGCCCTTATCGCAGCCTGCGCCAGCGACTACAGATTGCGGGTTAAACCAGCTCCACCTGCTTGAGTTCACTCTTCAAATACGCGTAGTAGATCGGCCCGGCCACCACCCCCGGCAGGCCGAAGGCTGCCTCGAATACCAGCATCGCCAGCAATAGCTCCCACGATTTGGCACTGATCTGGCCGCCAACGATCTTGGCGTTGAGGAAGTATTCGAGCTTGTGGATAACGATCAGATAGCCCAGTGCCGCTACCGCGACCCAGATCGACAGGGACAGGCCGACGATGGTGATCAGGGTGTTGGAGATCAGGTTGCCGATCACCGGCAGCAAGCCCAGCAGGAAGGTCAGCACAATCAGGGTTTTGGTCAGCGGCAGATGCACGCCGAACAGCGGCAGGATCACCGCCAGAAATATCCCGGTGAACGCGGTATTGAGCAGCGCGATTTTGATCTGC
Coding sequences within it:
- a CDS encoding Hsp70 family protein, encoding MKSASPARACGIDFGTSNSTVGWLRPGVETLIALEDDKITLPSVVFFNIEERRPVYGRLALHEYLEGYEGRLMRSLKSLLGSKLIKHDTSVLGTAMPFKDLLGLFIAQLKKRAEATAGREFEEVVLGRPVYFVDDDPLADQEAENTLTDVARAIGFKEVSFQYEPIAAAFDYESTIEREELVLIVDIGGGTSDFSLVRLSPERRGMDHRQDDILATGGVHVGGTDFDKQLSLQGVMPLFGYGSRMKSGAYMPTSHHMNLATWHTINSVYAQKTQIALNSMRYDIVDTGGIDRLFKLIEQRAGHWLAMEIEETKIELTHAQSRHVPLDRVEPGLSVELSRALFEASIDNQLERIRNSVNDLLSSAGVGVEQVDTVFFTGGSSGIPALRQSVAAMLPNANHVEGNIFGSIGSGLAIEAKKRYG